A single Pseudomonadota bacterium DNA region contains:
- a CDS encoding DUF456 domain-containing protein, which translates to MLSIALISLGTVCVLAGLIGVILPFLPGSTLILAGLVLIAWAEQFAYVGLGALGVLVALTLLTFVVDYVASLLGAGRMGASRAGLLGAAIGTFAGVFFFPVGLLLGPFVGAVVGELLARSDALRAGKVGVGAVVGVLLGAVGNLLIAAGMIGIFLALRFAG; encoded by the coding sequence GTGTTGAGCATCGCACTGATCAGCCTGGGCACGGTATGCGTGCTCGCGGGGCTCATTGGCGTGATCTTGCCGTTTCTGCCCGGTTCAACGTTGATCCTCGCCGGACTCGTGCTGATCGCCTGGGCGGAGCAATTCGCCTACGTGGGCTTGGGTGCACTCGGCGTGCTGGTGGCGCTGACGTTGCTGACCTTCGTCGTCGACTACGTGGCAAGCCTGCTCGGGGCCGGCCGCATGGGGGCCTCGCGGGCGGGCTTGCTGGGGGCGGCTATCGGCACCTTCGCTGGCGTGTTCTTCTTCCCGGTGGGCCTGCTACTTGGCCCCTTCGTGGGGGCCGTAGTGGGCGAGTTGCTCGCCCGCAGTGATGCCCTGCGCGCTGGCAAGGTGGGCGTCGGGGCAGTCGTTGGGGTGCTCCTGGGTGCCGTGGGAAACTTGCTCATCGCCGCTGGCATGATCGGCATCTTCCTGGCTCTGCGCTTCGCCGGGTAG
- a CDS encoding polymorphic toxin type 23 domain-containing protein, which yields MGAARAGMAMSVFMMCWSSALLAHDVDAGARVALSYQFGTQGNRLGATVGTYARADATDSELQLTLSLYRTFSHMETRTAGRERQLILGLTQGVGGRSPRERSRDWSLGANNSQRRHSLSVYSILYWDTYETSQRVRGIGFSAGDFSVRYENDFGLVQFLADRGDRFRTGGIEIAYRHKNLRRYVVGFNVFTGDPEEGPVLAPGPETVGRYGQYAMVRPGGAPVTAADRSIANAWFGVRGLDLAGGDGVANALGLDSLQVRLGWSSEAIRQVVQNRFHDMILNPHVPLREDARARPYLTFGTDHGQTLYP from the coding sequence ATGGGTGCTGCGCGAGCGGGCATGGCGATGTCGGTGTTCATGATGTGTTGGTCGAGTGCGTTGCTTGCGCACGATGTGGATGCGGGTGCGCGCGTCGCTCTGAGCTATCAGTTCGGTACGCAGGGCAATCGCCTCGGGGCCACCGTGGGCACCTATGCGCGCGCCGACGCGACGGACAGCGAGCTACAGCTCACCCTTTCGCTCTACCGCACCTTCAGTCACATGGAGACGCGCACGGCAGGGCGTGAACGGCAACTCATCTTGGGCCTCACGCAGGGAGTCGGCGGGCGGTCACCGCGTGAGCGCTCTCGCGATTGGTCACTCGGGGCGAACAACTCGCAGCGTCGCCACAGCCTGAGCGTGTACTCGATCCTCTACTGGGACACCTACGAGACATCGCAGCGCGTGCGCGGCATCGGGTTTTCCGCGGGCGATTTCAGCGTTCGCTACGAGAACGATTTCGGCCTGGTGCAGTTCCTCGCCGACCGGGGGGATCGCTTCCGCACGGGGGGGATCGAGATCGCCTATCGGCACAAGAACCTAAGACGCTACGTGGTCGGTTTCAACGTCTTTACAGGTGATCCGGAGGAGGGGCCTGTCCTAGCGCCTGGGCCGGAGACGGTCGGTAGGTACGGCCAGTACGCTATGGTGCGGCCTGGCGGTGCCCCGGTAACTGCCGCCGACCGTTCGATCGCTAACGCGTGGTTTGGCGTGCGCGGCCTCGACCTCGCGGGCGGGGATGGGGTCGCGAACGCGCTGGGTCTCGACAGTCTGCAGGTCCGTCTCGGCTGGAGCAGTGAAGCGATTCGTCAGGTGGTTCAAAATCGCTTCCACGACATGATCCTCAATCCCCACGTCCCGCTGCGCGAAGACGCGCGTGCGCGGCCCTACCTCACCTTTGGAACCGATCATGGCCAGACTCTCTACCCCTAG
- a CDS encoding zinc metallopeptidase → MHVLLFLLVVFAVSLGPGLWVRSIMRKYAVPEDRYAFSGGELARRLLDEAGLETVAVEAAPAGADHYDPTSRTVRLDPKHLDGRSLAAVTIAAHEVGHAIQHQQRFAPLAWRTRLVVLVRPLEQLGAGVLIASPFLAALTRAPSLTGLTLLIGLSTLLLGVLVHAATLPTEFDASFARAMPMLTQKRLLIRGDERHARRLLTAAALTYVSSALMSLLNVGRWFAILRRGL, encoded by the coding sequence ATGCACGTACTGCTGTTTCTGCTCGTCGTCTTCGCCGTTTCCCTCGGGCCAGGGCTCTGGGTGCGCTCCATCATGCGAAAGTATGCAGTGCCGGAGGACCGCTACGCCTTCAGCGGTGGTGAGTTGGCCAGACGCCTCCTGGATGAGGCGGGCCTAGAGACAGTCGCCGTGGAGGCGGCGCCGGCGGGGGCTGATCATTACGATCCCACAAGCCGCACCGTACGGCTGGATCCTAAGCACCTCGACGGCAGATCCCTGGCAGCTGTGACCATCGCCGCACACGAGGTGGGTCACGCGATCCAACACCAGCAACGCTTCGCCCCCCTCGCCTGGCGCACGCGCCTAGTCGTGCTGGTGCGCCCCTTGGAACAACTCGGCGCCGGGGTGCTGATCGCCTCTCCTTTCCTCGCGGCCCTAACCCGAGCGCCTTCCCTAACGGGCCTGACCTTGCTGATCGGTCTCTCAACGCTCTTGCTCGGCGTACTCGTCCACGCCGCCACCTTACCCACGGAGTTCGACGCGAGCTTCGCGCGGGCGATGCCAATGCTCACGCAAAAGCGCCTACTGATTCGCGGCGACGAGCGCCATGCGCGGCGCTTGCTCACGGCCGCCGCGCTGACCTACGTATCGTCTGCGCTGATGAGCCTACTGAACGTCGGTCGCTGGTTCGCGATACTGCGCCGTGGCTTGTAG
- a CDS encoding DUF1801 domain-containing protein, with protein MTVRDPAKALLEKLRDYPNTVQERALQARAMLLGHAPDCWELLYHRRVLSTAFSHTGALRDAFCHIAVYQAHANLGFNRGAELDDPQRRLLGTGKLIRHVRLSEVLTLDDDYLATLVEGAIALSLQRLRENGGVPTRGTLLVK; from the coding sequence ATGACGGTGCGCGATCCCGCCAAAGCGCTACTAGAGAAGCTGCGCGACTACCCCAACACGGTCCAGGAACGTGCTCTCCAAGCGCGTGCGATGCTGCTCGGTCACGCCCCCGATTGCTGGGAGCTGCTCTACCATCGGCGCGTACTCTCCACCGCCTTCAGCCACACTGGCGCATTGCGCGACGCTTTCTGCCATATCGCCGTCTATCAAGCCCATGCCAACCTCGGCTTTAACCGAGGCGCTGAACTGGACGATCCTCAAAGACGTCTGCTGGGCACCGGCAAGCTGATCCGCCACGTGCGCCTCAGCGAAGTACTCACCCTAGACGACGACTACCTGGCGACGCTGGTGGAGGGCGCGATCGCTCTCAGCCTCCAGCGTCTGCGCGAGAACGGTGGCGTGCCCACCCGAGGCACGCTACTGGTCAAATAG
- a CDS encoding gluconokinase, GntK/IdnK-type: protein MSRDEGVIERPHLLICMGMAGSGKAALARAIAARFELIMLDANDFQPASNRLKLAGGMSLSDADRKPWMDAVCRRLDHLAIARRSCVLAHSALRRQDRDRLRSQRFGVSFINLLASRTVLKERLTGRKAHCLPLKLLNSQLDDLQSPLVEADVFPMDATLSPEALAERVVPLLDQSPAAINA from the coding sequence ATGAGCCGGGACGAAGGCGTGATCGAGCGACCGCATCTGTTGATCTGCATGGGCATGGCGGGCAGTGGAAAAGCTGCTTTGGCGCGCGCCATCGCCGCTCGCTTTGAGCTGATTATGCTGGACGCAAACGATTTCCAGCCCGCCTCCAACCGATTGAAGCTAGCGGGCGGGATGTCCCTCAGCGACGCCGATCGCAAGCCCTGGATGGACGCGGTTTGCCGCCGGCTGGATCATCTCGCCATCGCCAGGCGTAGCTGCGTCTTGGCGCACAGCGCCCTACGCCGCCAAGATCGGGATCGCCTGCGATCCCAGCGATTTGGTGTGTCCTTCATCAACTTGCTCGCCAGCCGGACCGTGCTCAAGGAGCGCCTGACCGGGCGCAAGGCCCACTGTTTGCCCCTCAAGCTGTTGAACAGCCAACTCGACGACCTGCAGTCGCCGCTGGTGGAGGCGGACGTGTTCCCCATGGATGCGACCCTATCCCCCGAGGCGCTCGCCGAGCGGGTTGTCCCGCTGCTGGATCAGTCACCAGCCGCCATAAACGCTTAG
- a CDS encoding FkbM family methyltransferase, protein MAGAVYETETIEQIRAASGAGDVVHAGTFFGDFLPAIATALAPSARVWAFEPNPNSARCARVTCELNGLDNVALAEAALSRTAGDVSFVVEDLEGAPLGGASHVGESKGALSVETQAIDEVIPQDRHVTVIHLDVEGHEVEALEGALETIARCRPLLLVETCPEADWLAENLAPLGYAITGQVCKNTILTSARAE, encoded by the coding sequence ATGGCCGGCGCGGTCTATGAGACCGAAACCATCGAGCAGATACGGGCGGCAAGCGGGGCTGGTGATGTCGTGCACGCGGGGACGTTTTTCGGGGATTTCCTGCCTGCAATCGCCACGGCGCTCGCTCCCTCCGCTAGAGTCTGGGCATTCGAACCGAATCCGAACAGCGCACGCTGCGCCAGAGTGACATGCGAACTGAACGGACTTGATAATGTGGCGTTGGCCGAAGCCGCCTTATCACGCACCGCTGGGGATGTCAGTTTCGTGGTCGAGGACCTCGAGGGCGCGCCGCTCGGCGGGGCTAGCCACGTAGGCGAAAGCAAAGGCGCCCTGAGTGTGGAGACTCAGGCAATCGATGAAGTCATACCACAGGACCGCCACGTCACGGTGATCCATCTGGATGTCGAGGGCCATGAGGTAGAAGCGCTTGAAGGCGCACTCGAGACGATCGCGCGATGTCGCCCTCTGCTGCTCGTTGAGACATGCCCAGAGGCAGACTGGCTGGCCGAAAACCTTGCTCCGCTCGGGTATGCGATAACCGGGCAGGTGTGTAAAAACACAATCCTCACTTCAGCACGAGCCGAGTAG
- a CDS encoding arylsulfotransferase family protein, whose protein sequence is MPSLVRFAVLYLVALVFFCWGVFAVELKVFPWRWVGGAFDDLTSFVRGDPDEDISLLEMIRNDLDIEPSRLIRSYEPVDTSSLRELVIPGTRTRRDAAQLFIAPNSPSTHRLIVGAFDFEEAFWGAVLLDPAGQVGHTWRLSAEYPEVTQKPDILKNLYGVALVADGSLIFTMQEAGGALFSVDRCSNLSWKIPGKYHHTVALDSHGASFWTLEGNQEDLHPKLTRFSVTQGERLETIDVAEVERSNPGLFIFELQQAANTPDATHPNDIEVLPPSMGNAFPGFSPGSLMLSYRTTNLLYAFNPRTLKIDWWHVGAGDGQHDPDWQADGTITLFSNNHRAYNRGIVRGSTIVSVDPREGTHRVLVDGERYGFFSRFNGHHQVTPYGSALITSSTQGRVFEVDLETGNVLFDFINSYNWSKDQTLHLSEAFVVTEQQAALWSQKCD, encoded by the coding sequence ATGCCATCCCTTGTACGTTTCGCGGTGCTCTACCTAGTCGCTCTGGTGTTCTTCTGCTGGGGCGTCTTCGCCGTCGAGCTGAAAGTGTTCCCGTGGCGATGGGTAGGCGGTGCGTTCGACGACCTCACTAGCTTCGTTAGGGGGGATCCAGACGAAGACATTTCGCTGTTAGAGATGATTCGCAATGACCTGGATATCGAGCCCTCCCGACTCATTCGCAGCTACGAGCCGGTCGATACGTCATCGCTGCGCGAACTTGTCATTCCGGGCACACGCACGCGTCGCGATGCGGCGCAGCTTTTCATCGCCCCCAACTCACCCTCGACGCATCGCCTTATCGTCGGTGCCTTTGACTTCGAAGAGGCCTTTTGGGGGGCCGTGCTGCTTGACCCCGCTGGGCAAGTAGGGCACACCTGGCGCCTGTCCGCCGAGTACCCGGAGGTCACGCAGAAGCCGGACATTCTGAAGAACCTCTACGGAGTCGCGCTCGTGGCAGACGGCTCACTGATCTTCACTATGCAGGAGGCAGGTGGCGCACTATTCAGCGTCGACCGCTGCAGCAACCTCAGCTGGAAGATACCTGGTAAGTATCACCACACCGTGGCTCTCGATTCGCACGGCGCGTCTTTCTGGACGCTAGAGGGCAACCAAGAGGACCTGCATCCGAAGTTGACCAGATTTTCCGTGACGCAAGGCGAGCGACTGGAGACCATCGACGTGGCCGAGGTTGAGAGAAGCAACCCGGGCCTGTTCATATTCGAGCTGCAGCAGGCGGCAAACACCCCTGACGCCACTCACCCCAATGACATCGAAGTGCTACCCCCGTCAATGGGCAACGCATTCCCGGGATTCTCTCCCGGAAGCCTGATGCTCAGTTATCGCACAACAAACCTCCTCTATGCCTTCAATCCTCGCACCTTGAAGATCGACTGGTGGCACGTGGGCGCGGGCGACGGTCAACATGATCCAGACTGGCAGGCGGATGGCACCATTACGCTCTTTAGCAACAATCACCGCGCATACAATCGCGGTATCGTGCGCGGCTCTACCATCGTTTCAGTGGATCCGCGTGAGGGAACCCATCGCGTACTTGTGGACGGAGAGCGCTACGGTTTCTTTTCCAGGTTCAACGGCCACCACCAAGTCACTCCCTACGGATCAGCGCTCATCACAAGCTCCACTCAGGGGAGGGTATTCGAAGTCGACCTGGAAACCGGCAATGTCCTATTTGACTTCATAAACAGCTACAACTGGTCAAAGGACCAAACCTTGCACCTAAGTGAGGCCTTCGTGGTCACTGAACAGCAGGCTGCTCTTTGGAGTCAAAAATGCGATTAG
- a CDS encoding transcriptional repressor — protein MDSAAVRDRIKRKLEAHGVTPTSQRLDVGVVLLDKPCHMSADGLLTTLRASGARVSKATVYNTLNLFAQRGLVREVTVDPTRTYYDSTTDPHHHFYNVDTGELTDIAPEAIEIRELPELPEGTSAASVQVVVRVRSEQR, from the coding sequence ATGGATAGCGCCGCCGTAAGAGATCGTATCAAGCGCAAGCTCGAGGCCCATGGCGTCACTCCCACCAGCCAGCGCCTGGACGTTGGCGTCGTGCTGCTCGACAAGCCTTGCCACATGAGTGCCGACGGACTGCTCACCACCCTGCGCGCTAGCGGGGCACGGGTGTCGAAGGCCACCGTCTACAACACCCTTAACCTCTTTGCCCAACGCGGGCTCGTGAGGGAGGTCACCGTGGACCCCACGCGGACGTACTACGACTCCACCACCGATCCGCATCATCACTTCTACAACGTGGACACGGGCGAGCTCACGGACATTGCGCCGGAAGCCATCGAGATCCGTGAGCTGCCAGAGCTGCCCGAGGGTACGTCCGCGGCCAGCGTGCAGGTGGTAGTGCGTGTGCGGAGTGAGCAACGCTAG
- a CDS encoding GspH/FimT family pseudopilin, protein MPPVHRGVTLLDLLMTLSIGALLLTIAAPSFRHTIAGGERTAAVNDLLSALQLARRFALSRAQPVVLCQASADGDCARGGGETWAQGLLAFVNEDGDDPPRRDPDEPVIYRSALPGAVQVTANREAFVMRPYGKRSTNGTFTVCDRRGAPFARAIIVSWTGRPRVASTRADGEALTCSSS, encoded by the coding sequence ATGCCGCCAGTGCATCGCGGCGTCACGCTGCTCGACCTGCTCATGACCTTGAGCATTGGCGCCCTACTACTGACCATCGCCGCGCCCAGCTTCCGGCACACCATCGCGGGCGGCGAGAGAACGGCGGCGGTGAACGACCTCCTGAGTGCCCTACAGCTGGCGCGGCGCTTTGCCCTGAGCCGGGCTCAGCCGGTTGTCCTGTGTCAGGCCTCTGCGGATGGCGACTGTGCGCGGGGCGGTGGAGAGACGTGGGCCCAGGGCTTACTCGCTTTCGTCAACGAAGATGGCGATGACCCGCCACGCCGAGATCCCGATGAGCCCGTCATCTATCGCAGCGCCCTGCCCGGCGCAGTGCAGGTGACCGCCAACCGGGAGGCGTTCGTGATGCGCCCCTACGGCAAGCGCTCGACCAACGGCACGTTCACGGTCTGCGACCGACGCGGCGCTCCTTTCGCAAGGGCGATCATCGTGTCCTGGACCGGTCGCCCGCGGGTCGCCTCGACCCGTGCCGACGGCGAGGCGCTGACGTGCTCTTCGTCATAA
- a CDS encoding GspH/FimT family pseudopilin encodes MVPRHENGVTLVELLVTIAALVILASLAVPSFNAVLQNNGLTASVNSLITDFTLARAEALKRNSPVTICRSNNANADAPSCGTGDRWDEGWVVFIDENGDGAIDGGEEVLAREGSLPARGVQVTVLASDAPLDDALTYLPSGFPDFDAAVDGGRDMLFCDQRASDAFARVINVSQTGRTQVRARTDLGEDALTCEPPEEE; translated from the coding sequence ATGGTTCCACGTCACGAAAACGGCGTCACGCTCGTCGAGCTGCTCGTCACTATCGCCGCCTTGGTCATTCTGGCGAGCCTCGCGGTGCCCAGCTTCAACGCCGTGCTGCAGAACAATGGGCTCACGGCCAGCGTCAACTCGTTGATTACCGATTTCACCTTAGCGCGCGCGGAAGCGCTCAAGCGTAACTCGCCGGTGACGATCTGCCGCTCGAACAACGCCAACGCTGACGCACCAAGCTGCGGCACCGGCGACCGGTGGGACGAAGGCTGGGTTGTGTTTATCGACGAAAACGGCGACGGGGCGATCGACGGGGGCGAGGAGGTGCTTGCCCGCGAGGGCAGCCTGCCCGCCCGTGGCGTGCAGGTTACGGTGCTCGCGTCCGACGCACCCCTGGATGATGCGCTCACCTACCTGCCGAGTGGATTCCCCGACTTTGATGCCGCCGTGGATGGGGGGCGCGACATGCTGTTCTGCGATCAGCGCGCCAGCGATGCGTTCGCCCGGGTGATCAACGTATCCCAGACCGGGCGTACGCAGGTGCGCGCCCGAACTGACTTAGGCGAGGACGCGCTGACCTGCGAGCCCCCAGAAGAAGAATAG
- the pilV gene encoding type IV pilus modification protein PilV yields MIPQTVRHRALPVPHQQGFSLIEVLVALLVMSVGLLTVAALQVFSLQVEAQALNGTRATLLAADIVDRIRANPAGAPDYELGLGAGAPPTEEVCADTPTADVTAPCNAQTLAAYDLWAWRQAMTAGNPLSVPQGDGSIEYLPGTPDAHRITVQWRENNETKTYTITVGQ; encoded by the coding sequence ATGATTCCACAAACCGTCCGCCATCGTGCGCTGCCCGTGCCGCACCAGCAGGGCTTTTCGCTCATCGAAGTGCTCGTGGCCCTGCTCGTGATGTCCGTGGGCCTGCTCACGGTTGCAGCCCTTCAGGTGTTTAGCCTGCAGGTGGAAGCCCAAGCGCTGAACGGCACGCGTGCCACCCTGCTCGCCGCTGACATCGTCGATCGGATCCGCGCCAACCCGGCCGGTGCGCCCGACTACGAACTTGGCCTCGGCGCTGGTGCGCCACCTACGGAGGAGGTCTGCGCGGACACCCCCACTGCGGATGTTACCGCGCCATGCAATGCGCAAACGCTGGCAGCCTACGACCTGTGGGCCTGGCGACAGGCAATGACGGCCGGTAATCCGCTGTCGGTGCCGCAAGGGGACGGGTCGATCGAGTACCTCCCCGGCACCCCCGACGCCCACCGGATTACCGTGCAGTGGCGGGAAAACAACGAAACCAAGACCTATACCATTACGGTGGGGCAGTAG
- a CDS encoding PilW family protein, producing the protein MVVRFASSAPRRALGQRGVSLVELLVSSAIGIFLTGGALLVYIESRDAIQVSASIARLLENGRFAFTLMEPDLRAANYWGLHDFPAVIEGRATDTAPLGVAIAGDCNANFSLDVETPLAGANAARPGDWDCMTDDQHRAGSDIIIVRHVSEESVATADLEAGQLYVRSDESPRGALFVGAEPAGFSPFAENHAMVSNVYYVRPWSFAADDGLPSLRRKILREVGGAMILDDEEVIPGVEDLQIQFGVDMNDDQAADAYVDSDNNAILDAPGTDVVSLRVWLLMRAENPEMGYSDTRSFTLGDVVRTAGSEEFPGNFRRVLLSRTIAVRNP; encoded by the coding sequence ATGGTGGTGCGCTTCGCGTCCTCCGCACCACGGCGAGCACTAGGCCAACGCGGCGTGAGCCTGGTGGAGCTACTCGTCTCCAGCGCCATCGGGATCTTTCTCACTGGCGGCGCCCTGCTCGTATACATCGAATCGCGCGACGCCATCCAGGTCAGCGCCTCGATTGCGCGCCTGCTCGAGAACGGGCGCTTCGCGTTCACCCTGATGGAACCTGACCTGCGCGCCGCGAACTACTGGGGATTGCACGACTTCCCCGCCGTCATTGAAGGCCGCGCGACCGACACCGCTCCACTCGGCGTCGCCATTGCGGGGGATTGCAACGCGAATTTCTCTCTGGACGTGGAGACTCCCCTCGCGGGGGCCAACGCCGCGCGACCCGGGGACTGGGATTGCATGACCGATGATCAACACCGCGCGGGCAGTGACATCATCATCGTGCGACACGTCTCAGAGGAATCGGTCGCCACGGCAGACCTCGAAGCTGGGCAACTCTACGTACGCTCGGACGAGTCACCGCGCGGGGCCCTGTTCGTTGGTGCCGAACCCGCAGGCTTCAGCCCCTTCGCGGAAAATCACGCCATGGTCTCTAACGTCTACTACGTGCGCCCGTGGAGCTTCGCCGCCGACGACGGCTTGCCTTCCCTGCGTCGCAAGATACTGCGCGAGGTGGGCGGCGCGATGATCCTCGACGATGAGGAGGTGATTCCCGGCGTCGAAGACCTGCAGATCCAGTTCGGCGTGGACATGAACGATGACCAGGCCGCTGACGCCTACGTCGATTCAGACAACAACGCGATCCTGGACGCCCCGGGCACCGACGTGGTGTCTCTGCGCGTCTGGCTACTGATGCGAGCCGAGAACCCGGAGATGGGCTACAGCGATACGCGTAGCTTCACGCTGGGGGATGTGGTGCGGACCGCCGGCTCGGAGGAGTTTCCGGGCAACTTCCGGCGTGTCTTGTTATCGCGCACGATCGCTGTACGCAATCCCTGA
- a CDS encoding PilX N-terminal domain-containing pilus assembly protein has translation MSKAPSVFLNPITLRRQRGAALIIGLVLLAVLTLLGITGVVTSSNDLRMMGSAREALNAFEATESALAAAISSNEAIELEDTTAPGDEVRDPVTFDLWQDGVVTSTATTTFTGFSDAVPIGWEQGASVTVHFQVDSATVTSQRGANADNTAGFYIVAPVP, from the coding sequence ATGAGCAAAGCGCCTTCTGTTTTCCTTAACCCGATCACCTTGCGTCGCCAGCGCGGGGCCGCACTGATCATCGGCCTCGTCCTGCTTGCGGTGCTTACCCTGCTCGGCATCACGGGCGTCGTCACCTCCAGTAACGATCTGCGAATGATGGGCAGCGCGCGCGAGGCGCTGAATGCCTTCGAGGCCACCGAGTCGGCCCTCGCTGCCGCAATCAGCTCCAACGAGGCTATCGAGCTCGAGGACACCACGGCCCCCGGCGATGAAGTGCGCGACCCCGTCACCTTCGACCTGTGGCAGGATGGCGTCGTCACCTCGACCGCCACCACCACCTTCACCGGATTCTCCGACGCCGTGCCTATCGGTTGGGAACAGGGCGCCAGCGTCACCGTTCACTTCCAGGTCGACAGCGCGACCGTCACTTCCCAACGCGGAGCTAACGCCGACAATACGGCGGGCTTCTACATCGTCGCCCCCGTGCCCTAG